A window of the Vicinamibacteria bacterium genome harbors these coding sequences:
- the mdh gene encoding malate dehydrogenase, with translation MNRKVTVVGGGNVGATLAQRIADRELADVVLIDIIEGMPQGKGLDIQEATPVEGSDARVVGTNDYKDTAGSDVVVITAGIARKPGMSRDDLLNTNYKIVRECTESVLRHSPQAILIVVSNPLDAMCQVAYKVSGLPKHRVFGMAGVLDSARMRTFMAQELGVSVENTHAFVLGGHGDTMVPLPRYSTVSGIPITELLPPERVEAIVKRTAAGGAEIVSLLKTGSAYYAPSSATAQMVAAVLKDKHQVLPCCCYLEGEFGIKGLYVGVPAQLGARGVEKIWEIKLTEAERAALHRSADAVKELVDVLKL, from the coding sequence ATGAACAGGAAGGTCACCGTGGTCGGCGGCGGAAACGTGGGCGCCACCCTGGCCCAGCGCATCGCGGACCGGGAGCTGGCGGACGTGGTCCTCATCGACATCATCGAAGGGATGCCCCAGGGGAAGGGCCTCGACATCCAGGAGGCCACTCCCGTGGAAGGGTCCGACGCCCGGGTCGTGGGCACCAACGACTACAAGGACACCGCCGGCTCCGACGTGGTGGTGATCACGGCCGGCATCGCCCGCAAGCCGGGCATGAGCCGGGACGACCTGCTCAACACCAACTACAAGATCGTCCGCGAGTGCACGGAGAGCGTCCTCCGGCACTCGCCGCAAGCCATCCTGATCGTGGTCTCGAACCCCCTGGACGCCATGTGCCAGGTGGCGTACAAGGTCTCCGGCCTCCCCAAGCACCGGGTCTTCGGGATGGCGGGGGTGCTGGACAGCGCCCGCATGCGCACATTCATGGCCCAGGAGCTGGGGGTCTCGGTCGAGAACACCCATGCCTTCGTCCTGGGCGGCCACGGCGACACAATGGTGCCCCTGCCCCGCTATTCCACCGTCTCCGGCATCCCCATCACCGAGCTGCTGCCGCCCGAGCGGGTGGAGGCCATCGTGAAGCGCACCGCCGCGGGGGGGGCGGAGATCGTCTCCCTCCTGAAGACCGGATCCGCCTACTACGCGCCCTCCTCCGCGACCGCGCAAATGGTGGCCGCGGTGCTCAAGGACAAGCACCAGGTGCTGCCCTGCTGCTGCTACCTGGAGGGGGAGTTCGGGATCAAGGGCCTCTACGTCGGTGTCCCCGCCCAGCTCGGGGCACGGGGGGTGGAGAAGATCTGGGAGATCAAGCTCACGGAGGCCGAACGGGCGGCGCTCCACCGCTCCGCGGACGCGGTCAAGGAACTCGTGGACGTCCTGAAGCTCTAG
- the sucC gene encoding ADP-forming succinate--CoA ligase subunit beta produces MKIHEYQAKAVLASFGVPTPRSGVAYTADEAVEVAKGLGFPVVVKAQIHAGGRGQAGGVKLARSADECEALAKAMLGMTLRTVQTGLEGRVVRRLLVEQGIDLAGSREMYLALLVDRGWARTVFMASATGGMEIEEVAARDKKAILRETVDPAVGFQAFQARKLAFGLGLPGPLLAKAVAFMQSLFRAFEAVDASLLEINPFLMTKAGDFLALDAKLSFDDNALYRHPELRELRDFDEEDPLEVDASKYGLNYIKLEGGNVGCMVNGAGLAMATMDIIKLAGGAPANFLDVGGGANAEQIRNAFRILLADREVKAVLINIFGGILRCDVLAEGVITAVRDLKVKVPVVIRMKGNNEEIGKEMLRTSGLNFATADEMKQAANKVVAAAAGAS; encoded by the coding sequence ATGAAGATCCACGAGTATCAGGCCAAGGCGGTCCTCGCCTCCTTCGGGGTGCCCACACCCCGCAGCGGCGTGGCCTACACCGCCGACGAGGCGGTGGAGGTGGCCAAGGGCCTGGGCTTCCCGGTCGTGGTCAAGGCCCAGATCCACGCGGGCGGGCGGGGCCAGGCGGGGGGGGTGAAGCTCGCCCGGTCGGCGGACGAGTGCGAGGCGCTGGCGAAAGCCATGCTGGGCATGACCCTGCGGACGGTCCAGACCGGTCTCGAGGGTCGTGTGGTCCGGCGCCTCCTCGTCGAGCAGGGAATAGACCTCGCCGGCTCCCGCGAGATGTACCTCGCCCTGCTCGTGGACCGCGGTTGGGCGCGGACCGTGTTCATGGCTTCCGCCACGGGCGGGATGGAGATCGAGGAGGTCGCGGCCCGGGACAAGAAAGCCATCCTCAGAGAGACCGTGGACCCCGCGGTGGGCTTCCAGGCCTTCCAGGCCCGCAAGCTGGCCTTCGGCCTGGGCCTTCCCGGCCCCCTCCTGGCCAAGGCCGTCGCTTTCATGCAGTCGCTCTTCCGGGCCTTCGAGGCCGTGGACGCCTCGCTCCTGGAGATCAACCCCTTCCTGATGACGAAGGCCGGTGACTTTCTGGCCCTGGATGCCAAGCTCAGCTTCGACGACAACGCCCTCTATCGCCATCCCGAGCTCCGGGAGCTGCGCGACTTCGACGAGGAGGACCCCCTCGAAGTGGACGCCTCCAAGTACGGTCTGAACTACATCAAGCTGGAGGGGGGCAACGTGGGCTGCATGGTCAACGGAGCGGGCTTGGCCATGGCCACCATGGACATCATCAAGCTCGCGGGGGGGGCGCCCGCCAACTTTCTGGACGTGGGGGGAGGAGCGAACGCGGAGCAGATCCGCAACGCCTTCCGGATCCTGCTCGCGGACCGGGAGGTGAAAGCGGTCCTCATCAACATCTTCGGCGGCATCCTCCGCTGCGACGTGCTGGCGGAAGGGGTAATCACGGCCGTGCGCGACCTGAAGGTCAAGGTGCCGGTGGTGATCCGCATGAAAGGCAACAACGAGGAGATCGGAAAGGAGATGCTTCGCACGTCGGGACTCAACTTTGCCACCGCCGACGAGATGAAGCAGGCCGCGAACAAGGTCGTGGCCGCGGCCGCGGGGGCGTCATGA
- the dcd gene encoding dCTP deaminase, which yields MTVKSDRWIRRMAREHQMIEPFSEKQVREGVVSYGLSSYGYDVRIADEFKIFTNINSTIVDPKNFDPRSFVDFRGEVCIIPPNSFALARTVEYFRIPRNVITICVGKSTYARCGIIVNVTPFEPEWEGIVTLEVSNTTPLPARIYAGEGIAQVLFFESDEVCETSYADRKGKYQAQKTLTLPKL from the coding sequence ATGACGGTCAAGTCCGACCGGTGGATCCGCCGGATGGCCCGCGAGCACCAGATGATCGAGCCCTTCTCGGAGAAGCAGGTCCGGGAAGGGGTCGTCTCCTACGGCCTCTCGTCCTACGGATACGACGTGCGGATCGCCGACGAGTTCAAGATCTTCACCAACATCAACTCCACGATCGTGGACCCCAAGAACTTCGATCCCCGTTCCTTCGTCGACTTCCGGGGCGAGGTCTGCATCATCCCCCCCAACTCCTTCGCCCTCGCCCGTACGGTGGAGTACTTCCGGATCCCCCGCAACGTGATCACGATTTGCGTGGGCAAGTCCACCTACGCGCGCTGCGGCATCATCGTCAACGTCACGCCCTTCGAACCGGAGTGGGAAGGCATTGTGACCCTGGAGGTCTCGAACACCACGCCCCTGCCGGCCCGGATCTACGCCGGGGAGGGGATCGCCCAGGTGCTCTTCTTCGAGAGCGACGAGGTTTGCGAGACCTCCTACGCGGACAGGAAGGGAAAATACCAGGCCCAGAAGACGCTGACCCTGCCCAAGCTCTGA
- a CDS encoding succinate dehydrogenase/fumarate reductase iron-sulfur subunit translates to MHLHLHVWRQKGPEAEGGFVTYEAPGISPDMSFLEMLDVVNERLIDAGQEPIAFDHDCREGICGTCGVVINGVPHGPRPATTACQLHMRSFQDGDTLTIEPWRAAAFPVIKDLVVDRSALDRVIQAGGYISVPAGSAPDGNDIPVPKAAADLAMDAAACIGCGACVAACPNASAMLFTAAKVSHLGLLPQGQPERYARARKMVAAMDEAGFGACTNHGECEAACPKQIRVEFIARLNRDFILGCLKAREETRSHGGAG, encoded by the coding sequence TTGCACCTCCACCTTCACGTATGGCGGCAGAAGGGCCCGGAGGCCGAGGGCGGCTTCGTCACCTACGAGGCTCCCGGAATCAGCCCCGATATGTCCTTCCTGGAGATGCTCGACGTCGTCAACGAGCGGCTCATCGACGCAGGCCAAGAGCCCATTGCCTTCGACCATGACTGCCGGGAAGGCATCTGCGGGACCTGCGGGGTCGTGATCAACGGCGTTCCCCACGGCCCGCGGCCGGCCACCACCGCCTGCCAGCTCCACATGCGTAGTTTTCAGGACGGGGACACCCTGACCATCGAGCCCTGGCGGGCGGCCGCCTTCCCCGTGATCAAGGACCTGGTGGTCGACCGCAGCGCGCTCGACCGCGTCATCCAGGCGGGGGGCTACATCTCCGTGCCCGCGGGCAGCGCCCCCGACGGAAACGACATCCCCGTGCCCAAGGCAGCCGCCGACTTGGCCATGGACGCCGCCGCCTGCATCGGCTGCGGCGCCTGCGTGGCCGCTTGCCCCAACGCCTCCGCCATGCTCTTCACGGCGGCCAAGGTGTCGCACCTCGGCCTGCTCCCCCAGGGCCAGCCCGAGCGTTACGCGCGCGCGCGCAAGATGGTGGCGGCCATGGACGAGGCCGGATTCGGTGCCTGCACGAACCACGGAGAATGCGAGGCCGCCTGCCCGAAGCAGATCCGCGTGGAGTTCATCGCGCGCCTCAACCGGGACTTCATCCTGGGCTGCCTCAAGGCGCGGGAGGAGACCCGGAGCCACGGGGGGGCCGGCTAA
- a CDS encoding DUF2905 domain-containing protein, with product MRDLTEFGRWLIAAGAVLAGLGVILLLVGRVPAGVRLPGDVVVRRGNFTFYFPLATSILLSLLLTLLFSLFRR from the coding sequence GTGAGGGATCTCACGGAGTTCGGGAGGTGGCTCATCGCGGCGGGAGCGGTGCTCGCCGGCCTGGGGGTCATTCTCCTGCTGGTGGGCCGGGTCCCCGCCGGAGTGCGGCTGCCCGGCGACGTCGTGGTCCGGCGGGGCAACTTCACCTTCTACTTCCCCCTCGCGACCTCGATCCTGCTGAGCCTTCTCCTCACCCTGCTGTTCTCGCTCTTCCGGCGATAG
- a CDS encoding fumarate reductase/succinate dehydrogenase flavoprotein subunit encodes MELRSNIPSGPIERKWENHRFEMKLVNPANKRKYRVIVVGSGLAGASATASLAELGYNVECFCYQDSPRRAHSIAAQGGINAAKNYQNDGDSVYRLFYDTVKGGDFRSREANVYRLAELSANIIDQCVAQGVPFAREYGGTLANRSFGGAQVSRTFYARGQTGQQLLLGAYQALERQIGLGKVTMFPRHEMLELLVVDGRARGVAVRDMVTGRIDSHLGDAVVLATGGYGNVFHLATYAKGCNATAIWRAYKRGAAFANPCYTQIHPTCIPVSGEHQSKLTLMSESLRNDGRIWVPLKKGDKRPPNQILEEERDYYLERKYPSYGNLAPRDIASRAAKQVCDEGRGVGETGYGVYLDFAEAIKRLGEDGIREKYGNLFEMYERITAEDPYRVPMRIYPASHYTMGGLWVDYNLMSTIPGLHVVGEANFSDHGANRLGASALMQGLADGYFIIPYTIGHYLASTKPERVAPDHSAVKAAEAAVGERTKKLLAIKGKRTVTSFHRELGQLMWEYCGMARTEKGLETALQRIPALREEFWRNVNVLGEDKELNQSLEVAGRVADFLELGELMCLDALERAESCGGHFREEFQTEEGEALRNDEKFCHVAAWDYAGEGQRPTLRKEPLKFEYVHLSQRSYK; translated from the coding sequence TTGGAGCTGCGCTCGAACATCCCCTCCGGGCCCATCGAAAGGAAGTGGGAGAACCACCGCTTCGAGATGAAGCTCGTGAACCCGGCCAACAAGCGCAAGTACCGGGTGATCGTGGTGGGCTCCGGCCTGGCCGGGGCCTCCGCCACCGCTTCCCTGGCCGAGCTCGGCTACAACGTGGAGTGTTTCTGCTACCAGGACAGCCCCCGCCGCGCCCACTCCATCGCCGCCCAGGGGGGGATCAACGCGGCCAAGAACTACCAGAACGACGGGGACAGCGTCTACCGGCTCTTTTACGACACCGTCAAGGGCGGCGACTTCCGCTCCCGGGAGGCCAACGTCTACCGCCTGGCCGAGCTCAGCGCCAACATCATCGACCAGTGCGTGGCCCAGGGGGTGCCCTTCGCCCGCGAGTACGGGGGCACCCTCGCCAACCGCTCCTTCGGAGGGGCGCAGGTCTCGCGCACGTTCTACGCCCGCGGCCAGACCGGCCAGCAGCTCCTGCTCGGCGCCTACCAGGCCCTGGAGCGCCAGATCGGGCTGGGCAAGGTGACCATGTTCCCCCGCCACGAGATGCTGGAGCTCCTGGTCGTGGACGGGCGGGCGCGGGGCGTCGCGGTGCGGGACATGGTCACGGGGCGGATCGATTCCCACCTGGGGGACGCGGTGGTGCTGGCCACGGGGGGCTACGGCAACGTCTTTCACCTCGCCACCTACGCCAAGGGCTGCAACGCCACCGCGATCTGGCGCGCCTACAAGAGGGGGGCCGCTTTCGCCAATCCCTGCTACACCCAGATCCACCCCACCTGCATCCCCGTCAGCGGCGAGCACCAGTCCAAGCTGACCCTGATGAGCGAGTCGCTGCGCAACGACGGCCGCATCTGGGTCCCCCTCAAGAAGGGGGACAAGCGCCCCCCGAACCAGATCCTGGAGGAGGAGCGCGACTACTACCTGGAGCGCAAGTACCCGAGCTACGGGAACCTGGCCCCCCGCGACATCGCGTCCCGCGCGGCCAAGCAGGTCTGCGACGAGGGGCGGGGGGTGGGGGAGACCGGCTACGGGGTGTACCTGGACTTCGCGGAGGCGATCAAGCGGCTGGGGGAGGACGGGATCCGCGAGAAGTACGGGAACCTCTTCGAAATGTACGAGCGGATCACCGCCGAGGACCCCTACCGGGTGCCCATGCGCATCTACCCCGCCTCCCACTACACCATGGGCGGGCTCTGGGTGGACTACAACCTGATGAGCACCATCCCCGGCCTGCACGTGGTCGGCGAGGCCAACTTCTCCGACCACGGGGCCAACCGGCTGGGAGCGAGCGCGCTCATGCAGGGTCTGGCCGACGGCTATTTCATCATCCCCTACACGATCGGCCACTACCTGGCCAGCACCAAGCCGGAGCGGGTCGCCCCCGACCACTCCGCGGTCAAGGCGGCGGAGGCGGCGGTCGGAGAGCGAACGAAGAAGCTCCTGGCCATCAAAGGCAAGCGCACGGTCACCTCCTTCCACCGCGAGCTGGGCCAGCTCATGTGGGAGTACTGCGGGATGGCCCGCACGGAGAAGGGCCTCGAGACCGCGCTCCAAAGGATCCCCGCCCTGCGCGAGGAGTTCTGGCGGAACGTAAACGTCCTCGGAGAGGACAAGGAACTGAACCAGTCCCTGGAGGTGGCGGGCCGGGTGGCCGATTTTCTGGAGCTGGGCGAGCTCATGTGCCTGGACGCCCTGGAGCGCGCCGAGTCCTGCGGCGGGCACTTTCGCGAGGAATTCCAGACCGAGGAAGGGGAGGCCCTGCGCAACGACGAGAAGTTCTGCCACGTGGCGGCCTGGGATTACGCAGGAGAAGGCCAGAGGCCCACCCTGCGCAAGGAGCCCTTGAAGTTCGAGTACGTCCACCTCAGCCAGAGAAGCTACAAATGA
- the sucD gene encoding succinate--CoA ligase subunit alpha → MSVLVGRDTRLLVQGMGKHGTFHAVGCREYGTTVVGGVTPGKGGTTVEGFPLFDGVEEAVRKTGANVSIIFVPPPGAADAIMEAADAGIALVVCITEGIPTLDMVRAAAFLVGRPTRLIGPNCPGIISPAEKCKVGIMPGHIHKGGSVGVVSRSGTLTYEAVNQLTALGIGQSTCIGIGGDPIIGTSHLDALELFNRDRATRAIVMIGEIGGSAEEEAAAFVKKHVRKPVVGFIAGQTAPPGRRMGHAGAIIAGGKGTAAEKMRAMKTAGIHVIKSPAEIGTAVARVLRKR, encoded by the coding sequence ATGAGCGTCCTCGTGGGTCGGGACACCCGCCTCCTCGTGCAGGGCATGGGGAAGCACGGGACCTTCCATGCCGTGGGTTGCCGCGAATACGGCACGACCGTGGTCGGGGGGGTCACCCCCGGGAAGGGGGGGACCACGGTGGAAGGCTTCCCCCTCTTCGACGGCGTGGAGGAGGCGGTGCGCAAGACGGGGGCCAACGTTTCCATCATCTTCGTGCCCCCCCCCGGTGCCGCGGACGCCATCATGGAGGCCGCGGACGCGGGGATCGCGCTTGTCGTCTGCATCACCGAGGGCATCCCCACCCTGGACATGGTGAGAGCGGCGGCCTTCCTGGTCGGGCGCCCCACGCGCCTGATCGGCCCCAACTGCCCCGGCATCATCTCCCCCGCGGAGAAGTGCAAGGTCGGCATCATGCCCGGCCACATCCACAAGGGCGGGTCGGTGGGGGTGGTGAGCCGTAGCGGGACCTTGACCTACGAGGCGGTCAACCAGCTCACCGCCCTCGGCATCGGCCAATCCACCTGCATCGGCATCGGGGGCGACCCCATCATCGGCACTAGCCACCTCGATGCCCTCGAGCTGTTCAACCGGGACCGTGCCACCCGCGCCATCGTCATGATCGGCGAGATCGGGGGGAGCGCCGAGGAGGAGGCCGCGGCTTTCGTCAAGAAGCACGTGCGGAAGCCGGTCGTGGGCTTCATCGCCGGGCAGACCGCGCCCCCCGGGCGACGCATGGGCCACGCGGGGGCCATCATCGCCGGGGGCAAGGGGACCGCGGCCGAGAAGATGAGGGCCATGAAGACGGCGGGGATCCACGTGATCAAGTCACCCGCGGAGATCGGGACTGCGGTGGCCCGGGTCCTGAGGAAGAGGTAG
- a CDS encoding diguanylate cyclase, with protein MDLELKLGIARKTELLAALPEPVLRGLLEESREVVLDPHEILFAEGTPGRTMYLILEGELEVYKGDRRLALGGPGHYFGEMALIDGKARAASLRATTRTLLLEVSAEQFQEKIATNPAALLILSRTISERSRNDLSALDLKFHELESYAAAVQQANHELAVMRQELEESNRLLQHLSTIDTLTGLANRRRFDEAIGREWRRAMRDRTPLSLIFCDIDFFKGYNDTYGHPAGDESLRRVARCVGEMFSRPADLPARFGGEEFVVLLANTDAPGAVHLAERLRASVEALRLPHSSSPIGPHLTISLGVAATVPPLRSLPADLIAVADRALYQAKREGRNCVRTAPRPES; from the coding sequence TTGGACCTCGAGCTAAAGCTGGGCATCGCCCGCAAGACCGAGCTCCTGGCCGCTCTCCCCGAGCCGGTGCTGCGCGGCCTGCTCGAGGAGAGCCGCGAAGTCGTCCTCGATCCCCATGAGATCCTCTTCGCGGAAGGAACCCCGGGCCGGACCATGTACCTGATCCTGGAGGGCGAGCTCGAGGTCTACAAAGGGGACCGGCGCCTCGCGCTCGGCGGACCCGGGCACTACTTCGGGGAGATGGCCCTGATCGACGGCAAGGCGCGGGCGGCCAGCCTGCGCGCCACCACCCGGACCCTCCTCCTGGAGGTGAGCGCGGAGCAGTTCCAGGAGAAGATCGCCACCAATCCGGCCGCCCTCCTCATCTTGAGCCGCACCATCTCCGAGCGCTCGCGCAACGACCTCTCGGCCCTGGACTTGAAGTTTCACGAGCTCGAGAGCTACGCGGCCGCGGTGCAGCAGGCGAACCACGAGCTGGCCGTGATGCGGCAGGAGCTGGAGGAGAGCAACCGCTTGCTCCAGCACCTCTCCACCATCGACACCCTAACCGGCCTCGCCAACCGGCGGCGCTTCGACGAGGCGATCGGGAGGGAGTGGCGACGGGCCATGCGCGACCGCACCCCCCTCTCCCTGATCTTCTGCGACATCGACTTCTTCAAGGGCTATAACGACACCTACGGCCATCCCGCCGGAGACGAGAGCCTGCGCCGGGTGGCGCGCTGCGTGGGGGAGATGTTCAGCCGGCCCGCCGACCTGCCCGCGCGCTTCGGAGGGGAGGAGTTCGTGGTGCTCCTGGCCAACACCGACGCCCCGGGCGCGGTCCATCTCGCGGAGCGGCTGCGGGCCAGCGTGGAGGCCCTGCGCCTGCCCCACTCCTCCTCGCCCATCGGGCCCCACCTGACCATCAGCCTGGGGGTGGCGGCCACCGTGCCCCCCCTGCGCTCGCTCCCCGCGGACTTGATCGCGGTGGCCGACCGCGCGCTCTACCAGGCCAAGCGGGAGGGCCGGAACTGCGTCCGCACCGCGCCCCGCCCGGAGTCCTAA
- a CDS encoding succinate dehydrogenase cytochrome b subunit, translating into MNTPAMQYLASASPGADGQRTATFLASTIGRKVVMAGSGLVLFGFVVGHMVGNLQVYLGAEALNAYAVFLREFLHGAGIWIARTGLLAAVALHIWAATSLTLDNRAARPVGYRKTRHRESTYASRTMVWSGPILLLFIVYHLMHFTFGNLHPDFRAGDVYHNFVVGFQAWPVSLFYALAMLALGLHMYHGVWSMLQTLGLSHPRFNALRHSFSTLITVVVVAGNLSFPLAVLSGLLHE; encoded by the coding sequence GTGAACACCCCGGCGATGCAGTATCTTGCATCGGCCTCCCCAGGGGCAGACGGGCAGCGGACGGCGACCTTCCTCGCTTCCACGATCGGCCGGAAAGTGGTGATGGCCGGGAGCGGCCTCGTGCTCTTCGGCTTCGTGGTCGGGCACATGGTGGGCAACCTCCAGGTGTACCTGGGAGCGGAGGCCCTCAACGCCTACGCCGTCTTCCTCCGGGAGTTCCTGCACGGGGCCGGGATCTGGATCGCCCGCACGGGGCTCCTGGCCGCGGTGGCGCTCCACATCTGGGCCGCGACCTCCTTGACCCTCGACAACCGGGCGGCGCGGCCGGTGGGCTACCGGAAGACCCGCCACCGGGAGTCCACCTACGCCTCCCGGACCATGGTCTGGAGCGGTCCCATCCTGCTCCTCTTCATCGTCTACCACCTGATGCACTTTACCTTCGGCAACCTGCATCCGGACTTCCGCGCGGGCGACGTCTACCACAACTTCGTGGTGGGCTTTCAAGCGTGGCCGGTCTCCTTGTTCTACGCGCTGGCCATGCTGGCCCTGGGCCTGCACATGTACCATGGCGTCTGGAGCATGCTGCAGACCTTGGGCCTCAGCCACCCGCGCTTCAACGCCCTGCGCCACTCGTTCTCCACCCTGATCACGGTGGTGGTGGTGGCGGGCAACCTCTCCTTCCCCCTGGCCGTGCTGAGCGGCCTCCTCCACGAGTAG
- the ndk gene encoding nucleoside-diphosphate kinase: MKERTFSMIKPDAVKAGQAGEILARLEKAGFRMVALRLRYLTRAEAEGFYHVHRERPFFGSLCGFMSSGPCVTLVLEREGAIAHLREIMGATDPAQARPGTIRRDFASSIEANCIHGSDGPESARLEMGYFFPGIELPEGGD; this comes from the coding sequence TTGAAAGAACGCACGTTTTCCATGATCAAGCCGGATGCGGTGAAGGCGGGGCAGGCGGGGGAGATCCTGGCCCGGCTCGAGAAGGCCGGCTTCCGCATGGTCGCCCTGCGCCTCCGGTACCTCACGCGCGCGGAGGCGGAGGGCTTCTACCATGTGCACCGCGAGCGTCCCTTCTTCGGGAGCCTCTGCGGCTTCATGTCCTCCGGCCCCTGCGTGACCCTGGTCCTGGAGCGGGAGGGCGCGATCGCGCATCTGCGGGAGATCATGGGCGCTACCGATCCGGCCCAGGCGCGGCCGGGCACCATCCGCCGGGATTTCGCCTCCTCCATCGAGGCGAACTGCATCCACGGCTCGGACGGGCCGGAGAGCGCGCGCCTGGAGATGGGCTACTTCTTCCCCGGCATTGAGCTGCCCGAGGGCGGGGACTAG
- a CDS encoding FKBP-type peptidyl-prolyl cis-trans isomerase produces MNLKHAAPGLAVTAALVAALWGCQAEAPQASPSPAGSSVLKTEDEKTIYALGANLGGRFVAPLKLTPAEVEILKKGLNDTSAGGKSEVPLEVYGPKIEALAHARAALGATAEKAKGESFRDAAAHEPGAVKTNSGLVYRTLTPGKGPSPSGKDTVQVHYQGTLIDGTVFDSSIARGQPIDFPLNGVIPCWGEGVQRMKVGEKARLVCPSEIAYGDQGHPPVIPGGATLVFEVELLAIRK; encoded by the coding sequence ATGAACCTAAAGCATGCCGCTCCCGGGCTGGCCGTGACCGCAGCCCTCGTCGCCGCCCTTTGGGGTTGCCAGGCCGAGGCACCCCAAGCGAGTCCTTCCCCCGCGGGCTCCTCCGTGCTGAAGACGGAGGACGAAAAGACGATCTACGCTCTGGGGGCCAACTTGGGCGGTCGTTTCGTGGCCCCCCTCAAGCTCACCCCGGCTGAGGTTGAGATCCTGAAGAAGGGCCTGAACGACACGTCTGCCGGGGGGAAGTCCGAGGTCCCGCTAGAGGTTTACGGCCCCAAGATCGAAGCGCTGGCCCACGCCCGGGCCGCGCTGGGGGCGACGGCGGAGAAGGCCAAAGGCGAGTCCTTCCGCGACGCGGCCGCCCACGAGCCGGGGGCGGTCAAGACCAACTCCGGACTGGTCTACCGCACCCTGACTCCGGGCAAGGGCCCGAGCCCGAGCGGGAAGGACACGGTCCAGGTGCACTACCAGGGCACGCTCATCGACGGCACCGTCTTCGACAGCTCGATCGCGAGGGGGCAGCCGATCGACTTCCCCCTCAATGGTGTGATCCCGTGCTGGGGAGAGGGTGTGCAGCGCATGAAGGTGGGGGAGAAGGCGCGGCTGGTCTGCCCCTCGGAGATAGCCTACGGCGATCAGGGGCACCCGCCCGTCATCCCCGGCGGGGCCACCCTCGTCTTCGAGGTGGAGCTTCTGGCCATCCGGAAGTGA